One Mycolicibacterium parafortuitum DNA segment encodes these proteins:
- a CDS encoding peroxiredoxin, with protein MNPLKPGDRVAEFELPDQTGTTRTLTELLADGPIVLFFYPAAMTPGCTKEACHFRDLASEFAAAGATRVGISADSVDKQAQFADKQNFDYPLLSDTEGVVAEQFGVKRGLLGKFMPVKRTTFVIDTDRTVLAAIASEFSMDTHADKALEVLRSR; from the coding sequence TCGAACTGCCGGACCAGACGGGCACGACGCGCACGCTCACCGAGCTGCTGGCCGACGGACCGATCGTGCTGTTCTTCTATCCGGCCGCGATGACGCCCGGCTGCACCAAGGAAGCCTGTCACTTCCGAGACCTGGCCTCGGAGTTCGCCGCGGCCGGGGCTACCCGGGTCGGCATCAGCGCCGACAGCGTCGACAAGCAGGCCCAGTTCGCCGACAAGCAGAACTTCGACTATCCGCTGCTGTCGGACACCGAGGGTGTGGTCGCCGAGCAGTTCGGCGTCAAGCGCGGGCTGCTCGGCAAGTTCATGCCGGTCAAGCGCACCACGTTCGTCATCGACACCGACCGCACCGTGCTGGCGGCCATCGCCAGCGAGTTCAGCATGGACACCCACGCCGACAAGGCACTGGAGGTGCTGAGGTCCCGGTGA